In the Hemitrygon akajei chromosome 20, sHemAka1.3, whole genome shotgun sequence genome, one interval contains:
- the irx2a gene encoding iroquois-class homeodomain protein IRX-2a isoform X3, whose translation MAGTLSYHPYGNAAYPYQLNDPAYRKNATRDATATLKAWLNEHRKNPYPTKGEKIMLAIITKMTLTQVSTWFANARRRLKKENKMTWAPRNKSEDEEEEELGESERSKEESSEKKHDHIETSAEDEGISLHVDTLTDSSCSPECEGDKVNRVEDSICESGSESKEKCDNCIVDDDDVDDDDGGSDEEEEDRELSHKTMNSSPLARVDATLLSVQEEESSGSGNKTRLNSIISSASQTQVSKPKLWSLAEIATSDIKQQIGQICSSSPTSSSSSSSSTYPATSILGRPIYYTSPFYTNYTNYANFNHLQSQGILRYSTNETVLNTSVHKQNTDSLKSTNSQLEQHFRATNYDSKKGRCHNCFENVSEPSPQLLSKKCT comes from the exons ATGGCAGGAACCCTCAGTTACCACCCTTACGGCAACGCTGCTTACCCTTATCAACTCAACGACCCCGCTTACAGGAAGAACGCCACCCGAGACGCCACAGCCACTCTCAAAGCCTGGCTCAATGAGCACAGGAAGAACCCCTACCCCACCAAAGGGGAGAAGATCATGCTGGCCATCATCACCAAGATGACCCTGACCCAAGTCTCCACTTGGTTCGCCAACGCCAGGAGGAGGCTCAAGAAGGAGAACAAGATGACCTGGGCCCCTAGGAATAAGAGCGAGGACGAggaggaggaagagttgggggaaAGTGAAAGAAGCAAGGAAGAAAGTTCTGAGAAAAAACATGACCACATCGAAACTTCAGCCGAGGATGAAG GTATTAGTTTGCATGTCGACACGCTGACTGACAGCTCCTGTTCCCCAGAATGCGAGGGGGATAAAGTGAACAGAGTGGAGGACAGCATTTGCGAATCTGGATCGGAATCGAAGGAAAAATGTGACAATTGTATTGTTGATGACGATGATGTTGACGATGATGATGGTGGCAGCGATGAGGAGGAAGAGGATCGGGAGCTATCCCACAAAACTATGAATTCCTCGCCTCTCGCTAGGGTGGATGCCACACTCCTTAGTGTTCAAGAGGAAGAGAGCTCGGGGAGTGGAAATAAAACTCGCCTGAACAGTATCATCTCTTCAGCTTCACAAACTCAAGTCAGCAAACCCAAGCTCTGGTCTTTAGCGGAAATCGCCACCTCGGATATTAAACAGCAGATCGGTCAGATATGTTCTTCTTCGCCGACCTCCTCATCGTCATCGTCCAGCTCTACCTACCCCGCCACTTCAATCCTTGGCAGGCCCATTTACTATACGTCCCCCTTTTACACTAACTATACGAACTATGCTAACTTCAATCACCTGCAAAGCCAAGGCATACTGCGGTACAGCACCAACGAGACTGTCTTAAACACTTCTGTACACAAGCAGAACACAGACTCTCTGAAAAGTACCAATTCCCAGCTAGAGCAGCACTTCAGAGCCACGAACTACGACTCCAAAAAAG GTAGGTGTCACAATTGCTTTGAAAATGTCAGCGAGCCATCCCCCCAGCTATTAAGCAAAAAATGTACATAA
- the irx2a gene encoding iroquois-class homeodomain protein IRX-2a isoform X1 — MSYPQGYLYQPAGSLALYSCPAYSASALTAPRSDELGRASSGSAFSPYAGSAAFTAPSAGFTNPLQYSTDPATGFPSYMGSPYDAHATGMAGTLSYHPYGNAAYPYQLNDPAYRKNATRDATATLKAWLNEHRKNPYPTKGEKIMLAIITKMTLTQVSTWFANARRRLKKENKMTWAPRNKSEDEEEEELGESERSKEESSEKKHDHIETSAEDEGISLHVDTLTDSSCSPECEGDKVNRVEDSICESGSESKEKCDNCIVDDDDVDDDDGGSDEEEEDRELSHKTMNSSPLARVDATLLSVQEEESSGSGNKTRLNSIISSASQTQVSKPKLWSLAEIATSDIKQQIGQICSSSPTSSSSSSSSTYPATSILGRPIYYTSPFYTNYTNYANFNHLQSQGILRYSTNETVLNTSVHKQNTDSLKSTNSQLEQHFRATNYDSKKGRCHNCFENVSEPSPQLLSKKCT; from the exons ATGTCTTATCCTCAGGGTTATCTATACCAGCCAGCAGGGTCGCTGGCTCTTTACTCGTGCCCAGCATACAGTGCCTCCGCGCTGACCGCCCCGAGGAGCGACGAACTGGGCAGAGCCTCGTCCGGCTCCGCGTTCAGTCCCTACGCAGGCTCGGCAGCATTTACAGCCCCCTCTGCAGGCTTCACTAACCCGCTTCAGTATTCAACTGACCCCGCAACTGGATTCCCGTCCTACATG GGTTCACCGTACGATGCCCACGCCACAGGGATGGCAGGAACCCTCAGTTACCACCCTTACGGCAACGCTGCTTACCCTTATCAACTCAACGACCCCGCTTACAGGAAGAACGCCACCCGAGACGCCACAGCCACTCTCAAAGCCTGGCTCAATGAGCACAGGAAGAACCCCTACCCCACCAAAGGGGAGAAGATCATGCTGGCCATCATCACCAAGATGACCCTGACCCAAGTCTCCACTTGGTTCGCCAACGCCAGGAGGAGGCTCAAGAAGGAGAACAAGATGACCTGGGCCCCTAGGAATAAGAGCGAGGACGAggaggaggaagagttgggggaaAGTGAAAGAAGCAAGGAAGAAAGTTCTGAGAAAAAACATGACCACATCGAAACTTCAGCCGAGGATGAAG GTATTAGTTTGCATGTCGACACGCTGACTGACAGCTCCTGTTCCCCAGAATGCGAGGGGGATAAAGTGAACAGAGTGGAGGACAGCATTTGCGAATCTGGATCGGAATCGAAGGAAAAATGTGACAATTGTATTGTTGATGACGATGATGTTGACGATGATGATGGTGGCAGCGATGAGGAGGAAGAGGATCGGGAGCTATCCCACAAAACTATGAATTCCTCGCCTCTCGCTAGGGTGGATGCCACACTCCTTAGTGTTCAAGAGGAAGAGAGCTCGGGGAGTGGAAATAAAACTCGCCTGAACAGTATCATCTCTTCAGCTTCACAAACTCAAGTCAGCAAACCCAAGCTCTGGTCTTTAGCGGAAATCGCCACCTCGGATATTAAACAGCAGATCGGTCAGATATGTTCTTCTTCGCCGACCTCCTCATCGTCATCGTCCAGCTCTACCTACCCCGCCACTTCAATCCTTGGCAGGCCCATTTACTATACGTCCCCCTTTTACACTAACTATACGAACTATGCTAACTTCAATCACCTGCAAAGCCAAGGCATACTGCGGTACAGCACCAACGAGACTGTCTTAAACACTTCTGTACACAAGCAGAACACAGACTCTCTGAAAAGTACCAATTCCCAGCTAGAGCAGCACTTCAGAGCCACGAACTACGACTCCAAAAAAG GTAGGTGTCACAATTGCTTTGAAAATGTCAGCGAGCCATCCCCCCAGCTATTAAGCAAAAAATGTACATAA
- the irx2a gene encoding iroquois-class homeodomain protein IRX-2a isoform X2 gives MSYPQGYLYQPAGSLALYSCPAYSASALTAPRSDELGRASSGSAFSPYAGSAAFTAPSAGFTNPLQYSTDPATGFPSYMGSPYDAHATGMAGTLSYHPYGNAAYPYQLNDPAYRKNATRDATATLKAWLNEHRKNPYPTKGEKIMLAIITKMTLTQVSTWFANARRRLKKENKMTWAPRNKSEDEEEEELGESERSKEESSEKKHDHIETSAEDEGISLHVDTLTDSSCSPECEGDKVNRVEDSICESGSESKEKCDNCIVDDDDVDDDDGGSDEEEEDRELSHKTMNSSPLARVDATLLSVQEEESSGSGNKTRLNSIISSASQTQVSKPKLWSLAEIATSDIKQQIGQICSSSPTSSSSSSSSTYPATSILGRPIYYTSPFYTNYTNYANFNHLQSQGILRYSTNETVLNTSVHKQNTDSLKSTNSQLEQHFRATNYDSKKDPSDVCRVGVQPYL, from the exons ATGTCTTATCCTCAGGGTTATCTATACCAGCCAGCAGGGTCGCTGGCTCTTTACTCGTGCCCAGCATACAGTGCCTCCGCGCTGACCGCCCCGAGGAGCGACGAACTGGGCAGAGCCTCGTCCGGCTCCGCGTTCAGTCCCTACGCAGGCTCGGCAGCATTTACAGCCCCCTCTGCAGGCTTCACTAACCCGCTTCAGTATTCAACTGACCCCGCAACTGGATTCCCGTCCTACATG GGTTCACCGTACGATGCCCACGCCACAGGGATGGCAGGAACCCTCAGTTACCACCCTTACGGCAACGCTGCTTACCCTTATCAACTCAACGACCCCGCTTACAGGAAGAACGCCACCCGAGACGCCACAGCCACTCTCAAAGCCTGGCTCAATGAGCACAGGAAGAACCCCTACCCCACCAAAGGGGAGAAGATCATGCTGGCCATCATCACCAAGATGACCCTGACCCAAGTCTCCACTTGGTTCGCCAACGCCAGGAGGAGGCTCAAGAAGGAGAACAAGATGACCTGGGCCCCTAGGAATAAGAGCGAGGACGAggaggaggaagagttgggggaaAGTGAAAGAAGCAAGGAAGAAAGTTCTGAGAAAAAACATGACCACATCGAAACTTCAGCCGAGGATGAAG GTATTAGTTTGCATGTCGACACGCTGACTGACAGCTCCTGTTCCCCAGAATGCGAGGGGGATAAAGTGAACAGAGTGGAGGACAGCATTTGCGAATCTGGATCGGAATCGAAGGAAAAATGTGACAATTGTATTGTTGATGACGATGATGTTGACGATGATGATGGTGGCAGCGATGAGGAGGAAGAGGATCGGGAGCTATCCCACAAAACTATGAATTCCTCGCCTCTCGCTAGGGTGGATGCCACACTCCTTAGTGTTCAAGAGGAAGAGAGCTCGGGGAGTGGAAATAAAACTCGCCTGAACAGTATCATCTCTTCAGCTTCACAAACTCAAGTCAGCAAACCCAAGCTCTGGTCTTTAGCGGAAATCGCCACCTCGGATATTAAACAGCAGATCGGTCAGATATGTTCTTCTTCGCCGACCTCCTCATCGTCATCGTCCAGCTCTACCTACCCCGCCACTTCAATCCTTGGCAGGCCCATTTACTATACGTCCCCCTTTTACACTAACTATACGAACTATGCTAACTTCAATCACCTGCAAAGCCAAGGCATACTGCGGTACAGCACCAACGAGACTGTCTTAAACACTTCTGTACACAAGCAGAACACAGACTCTCTGAAAAGTACCAATTCCCAGCTAGAGCAGCACTTCAGAGCCACGAACTACGACTCCAAAAAAG ACCCCAGTGACGTCTGCAGAGTAGGAGTGCAACCATATCTATAG